One region of Armigeres subalbatus isolate Guangzhou_Male chromosome 3, GZ_Asu_2, whole genome shotgun sequence genomic DNA includes:
- the LOC134224909 gene encoding small ribosomal subunit protein uS13: MSLVIPEKFQHILRVLSTNIDGKRTVPIALTAIKGVGRRYAHVVLKKADVDPFKRAGECSEEEVEKIVTIISNPRQYKIPDWFLNRQKDIIDGKYSQLTSSNVDSKLREDLERLKKIRAHRGLRHYWGLRVRGQHTKTTGRRGRTVGVSKKK; encoded by the exons ATG TCGCTCGTGATCCCAGAGAAGTTCCAGCACATTCTTCGTGTGCTCAGCACCAACATCGACGGTAAGCGTACCGTTCCGATTGCGCTGACTGCCATCAAGGGTGTCGGACGTCGCTATGCCCACGTCGTGCTGAAGAAGGCCGATGTCGATCCGTTCAAGCGCGCCGGAGAGTGCTCCGAGGAGGAG gTTGAGAAGATCGTCACCATCATCTCGAACCCCCGCCAGTACAAGATCCCCGATTGGTTCCTGAACAGACAGAAGGATATCATCGATGGCAAGTACTCCCAGCTAACCTCCTCCAACGTTGACTCCAAGCTGCGTGAGGATCTGGAACGACTGAAGAAAATTCGCGCCCACCGTGGTCTGCGTCACTACTGGGGCCTGCGTGTGCGCGGTCAGCACACCAAGACCACCGGTCGCCGTGGACGTACCGTCGGTGTGTCCAAGAAGAAGTAA